AGATGGCAGTGGTTCTGTGACCTTGCATTTCCAATTCATACTCCAGCTGGGACTACAGAATAAATCTGGATATTTGACATAGTTACAGTAGTTAGGACTATATTGTTACGTTATCAACACTCGCCTAACTCTAGACTAAAGCTCATGACAATCGGGTTCAGGATGGCTGACAATGAATTGTGACATTGACTCTTGGGACTATATTGACTCTGAGTCACTATATGAAATGGTTTCAGTGGTTCTCACATAGAAACACACTTCCAAACTTGTAGCATTGCTTTATCAAGTTAGTAGATAATATGAATCcagaaatgaaattaaacaaagggCTGTACTGGTGCCCAGTCTGATGATGTAACGAATGAAGGTTGCATATCAGACATAAGCAATGGCAAGGGCTGTCTTTGGCGTCTGCTTCGTAAGGTTTATTGTGTAGGATTAGTCATGCTACGTATATTACAACATGAAAACAGACTACAAATAAACAGGATACTCATGTGTGGTTAGGAAATGCAAAACGTTTAAGCTGCCCTTTGATGATAGTGATACTCTTGTTTGGTAGCTACATGTGACAACTGGTTTGTGGCAAAGATGACCATTCATTTAGCAAATCCTTtctgttttcagtttatttaattttcatttccaCCTCATGAGTGTCTTTTGGAAGGTGTTAGGTGGCTGTCAGGCTGCCCACTCCATTTCATTGACAAGATTTGACATAACTACATTTTTCagggtattttttattttttaatctgaatGTGCCAAAGGTCCCATCGCTTACTTTAAACAACAACTTTGTGGAATTGAATCGGTCTGAAGCTGGGAGTATTTGTGGTTGCTATCTAATCCATCTCAGCTCTTCTTGAAAAAGCTTGGATCATGTTTTTACTGTAGAtgacaagtgtttttttttcaggggCCATTTCACTTCAGATGTAATAAGACTTTAACATAAATTGAAGCTGGCATGGTGGCTCATCAGCCTCTGTGAGCCTGTTTCACTCAGCTGTGCAGAGGCCTGCTTCATTTGCATGACAGGTCTATTCAGGATCCTTTGCTGATTTGGATTTCAAATGTGTTGGGggatctctttctttttttctacattttttatatcaaaTCTACATTAGTAATTTaactgagggagagggagagtgaggtAGCTTTACCTAATAGGAATTGGCTGATTGCTGATATTTTAAAAGATGGCATCTTGGTCCCTGGACTCCCTGTGTGTAGTTTGTTTGGAATTAAAGTGTATCTGaattaaactttaaataaaatgtatagtatAATGAAGGCAAAGGGAAGGGAGCAAGatcctatttaaaaaaagtaggcctatatatatcaatatatatacattgattttatatttagCCTGTGCTGTCGCAATTTGCAATTTAAACATACTGTTTTCCTTTGTTAATTACAGATCAGATATTAAGACTATTAATTACCTTTATCATTTTTACAGATATGGAGCATTTCAGTATTCATGAATAATAGGTTCAAATAAATAGAACAATGTGTTATTCTGGTAGGAAACCTACATCAATTGTCTGATACCATATGTATTACAAATATAGTACTATATAGCCTATACTTTATAATGATATGTATGTAACAGGGTTCAGTGTGTACATGGGCTTGTTACAGGTGACTTAACCCctctgttttaatttaatattattttattgtacagaGGCGCATGAAGGAGGCTGTAAAGGTGATTGGCTCAGGTGGGCTCCTGTTCGTCTCATACCTCACTGCCATAGGTGATGAACACTTCTATGCCAATCAGCTGATGCCAGCGCTGCAGAGGGTTGTGGGAGCGGAGACGGCCCACGTCTTGGCCGTTAAGATCATTGGGCTGGGGCTCGTACCGCGATCCAGGCACCAGGACTCCCCTGCTCTGGTGAGTCTGACAGGGGAAAGACACACAGATGGTGGATTTGATGTttcttcttcctttcttttatgCTAGACAACGATGCTTCCTGCAGAGTTCTGCAGGGGTCCGTGTCAACTTCAGAGCACAGGCCTGCACAAATTTCACTACTGTTGTGATCTGAAAGTGCTTCAGATATGAACCCAGGCTAGGAGGGCTATGGGATTGGTCTTATACTATTCACTGTCAATTAAACTATTGCAGTGAAGTTTGTCAtactcaaacaaacaaaaaaagcctgGTTATGAACTGTAGCACTGGCCTGTGTTGGTTAGGATGTCAGAATGGTGCCAAGGAGCTCTGCTATGTCGTGTCCTGTGACCACGTGTTTCTGCCCACAGGAGGTGCAGGTTCTGGGCCGGCATTTCCGAAACCCCGTGGGGATGGCAGCTGGCTTTGACAAGCACGGGGAGGCCGTGGATGGGCTGTACCGACTGGGCTTTGGCTTCGTGGAGGTGGGTAGCGTCACCCCTCAGCCGCAGGAGGGGAACCCCAGGCCACGCGTGTTCCGACTGGCCGCTGACCAGGCTGTCATCAACAGGTACAACAGCTCTTCTGTTTTGGTTGACGTGGTTCAGAATATTCCATGCTTGTCGTGTCTGTGACATGTAGAGATGTTTGTTGCTTTAAGCTGAGGTCCCCAACCCTGGCCCCAGAGGACTCCCATGGCTGCTGGTTTTAATTTTAGCCAAATAACTTACCTGAACAATCTCCAATTATTTAAGAGCTGAAAACAACTAACAATGTTGAAATTAGGCCATTTTGGTTCAGTTAGAGGATTAATTAAAAGCTCATTTGGAATTAAAATCAGCAGAGACAGGCTTTCTACAGGACCAGGGTTTTGAACCACTGCTTTGAAacggtttgatttattttaagctCTGTGGATTATAAGTACAGTGACTAGAATTCTAAATCAATTTAATGGAATTCAAATATGTGTTTACATTATagagtataatacattttttgcagTTTATTTATCAATACTTGTTttaccaaagaaaaaaaaaaaaacaccttttgtGAGAGTATTTCTGAACTTTGTAGGTTTGGTCAGGTAAACCACTTTGGGAAGGTGTAACCCAGCTCAGTATTCCTTCCATGCAAATTTTGTGTTTGggttttctgtgtttgtttaagTTGTACTTTTGAATGGCAAATGCGGTTAAATAGTCAGAATCTGACGTGTAGTTCCATAGACCTGATTTTTCACGGGCTTTAACCTTTTGAGCACTGGACTTTTTCAGAAATCTCAAGGCTTTTCCAGTGTAGTGATTGCAAACACTCACCCTGCGGAATAAAAATAGGAGCAGATAACCATAATTGCCTCACAACTGAGCTATATTAGTGAAAACAATACACTATAAACAACCTAAATGTAACCTTGAGAGCAAGAGTTAATCCAAATTAAACCTGAATCGTGCTAAGCTCTGCACCAACACATACacattaaaaccaaacaaaatgaaaccaaatcaAGGCAGAAGAGAGAATTCTGGAAAAAGAAACAGAGCTTTGACAAGTGCTGTGCTCCCATAAAATTCTCCTCTCGCGTACTTcttcactgtcactcactcgaAGCTTCCCTGTATTTCATTCAAAGGTATGGTTTTAACAGCTGTGGCCATGCGGCTGTCCAGGAGAGGCTGCAGGCAAGGAAAGTGCTACAATCTGAGCTGACAAAAGGTATTGCCTTCCCTTTGGGTCTTTACTTCCATAGCATTAAATTAACTCAAACTGGAGAGAATGGAGAAAAGAACAAAGGTCAGAATGCAGCAACACTTTTTAGAAATTTCCTggagaaatataaatatgtaaattttCCCCTGGCACCACAGTCTGCTACCATTGACTCCTCTGTACTGTCAGGCTGGTTTACATTAAACGCACATTGAAAATATTCCATCCCAGAATTCCTAGGGGAGTCGCCTTGAGTTAAATTATTGACAGCTTTGACACAGGTCTGTCACGCTGGTTTCCTAGGTGGGCAGCCTTTGGGGATCAACCTAGGCAAGAATAAGCTGTCCCCGGACGCAGCATCTGATTATTCAGCTGGGGTGGGAGCACTGGGCCCTGTGGCCGATTACCTGGTggtaaatgtgagcagcccaaACACGCCCGGCCTGAGGGACCTGCAGAGCAAAAGGGAGCTGAAACAGCTGTTGGAGAGGGTAAGAGGTGCATTAGGCCTCAGCAGAGCGGTAGTTACTTTTCAGATTTAAAGCCAAATAATGGTATTTGCTTTAACTCTTAGATAAGCACGTGGGAGATTTATGTGACATGTCCCtacttcttcatttttttttcctcattagtaaaaaaaaaaagtgttaaccaaatgttttataaatatctaATCTGACAGTACCACAAGATAAGGATAAATGAATTAATCTTAGAACTAATAACAAACCTCTCAGCCTTTCTGTGTTCAAACATGAGAAGACATGAGAAggcacagttttgtttttttaatgattgtttTCTGGAGGTATTGTAAACAAGTGTTAGAGGTAGTAACGCATAACCCATTCTGCCAGGTTTTCATTTCCAAATGGAAAGATCTAGGCGGTTTGCTGGTTTTTGGACTGCAGTcttaataatgtttacaaatgGACATATTTGTTTCCCCCTGGTGATGAGCTTTTCCATTTCAAATACTGGTAAAAGGCCAAAGGCATCTCCTGAGATGACAAAGCGTATAATGTAACATTGTATTTTCTgcattttctcaaacctgtgcCTGTCTGATTTATAGGCAATATTATGATTACTCTTTTCTCATACAGGATTAAGCTTCTCAGTGTAAGCTCTGCCATTGAGAGCAGAGTTCAGTGCAGTGTGGAGTAGCCTCtctgacgtgtgtgtgtgtgtctttgtgtgtgtgcttccAGGTGCTGAGGCAAAGAGATTCTCTACAGTGTGATCCACGGCCACCCGTCCTGGTGAAGATTGCCCCTGACCTCAGCCTGCAGGACAAGCTGGACATTGCTGATGTCATCACGGAGGTCAGAGCAGGACTTTGTCAGCCCCTGGTACTGGgctatggtgtccacactcatcCTGCAGAATGTTTGTGCAAGCAACGATCTAAGTTTTTGTAACTGTTAAATCTAGCCTTCTCTGATACTAAATATtgtagtttaatttatatttacttctattcatttttaattcagaTTAATATACCAGAAAGGCCTGATGTATAACCAAAAGGAAACGTATTACAAGATCATGTTTATCTTTATATGTTTGCTACCCTCCTTGGTTAGTTTTAAGCAGCACAACTACTAGGGCAGAAAAGGGTTAAGCATTCAAGTAATGTCTACTCAAGAATGAGGATTCAGCTTTAAATAAGAAAAGGAAATCATTGCGGTTTGTCAAAAGCATTACTCCTTACCATATcaactatttttttcttttaatcatcTGTAATGAAATGTACATGTTTAAGTACGCATGACAGCAATTTGAATGGTACAGCtatactaccggtcaaaagttttagaacacccccatttttccagtttttattgaaatttaagcagttgaagtccagtgaatagcctgaaatggtacaaaggtaagcggtaaactgccagaggttaataAAACGTTTTGGTTACCAAAAACGGGGGGGATTTTTTCACAttagagaatgcttcacatcgaaacacaacaacagtacacatgggattaaagagaagcacacagatttggtgccaGAGGGGTTcgtcagtttaaggggttacatttttaaatcttttttaatctccaattgtttatttgttctatgctttaatttcagagtacattgagacattaaactgtgtaaattccaatacaaactggaaaaatgaaggtgttctaaaacctttGACTAGTAGTGTTTGTGCAAAGAAAGAtttctaatttaatttcacTTGTTTATGCTACATTTTATAGGAACATGTTTAAACATTATTTGATCTGCATTTTACTTCACCTATACTATGATACTTCCACCATTTTTTGGCATTTTTGTTTGATATAGTTTCTGCACATTAAtctattgtatttaaatacgTGTTTGCAAAATAAGATGAAATCAAAGTTGAGTCAGGCTTACCTGCTGTGCCATGTGAAAGGATTCTCTCATTTGCTGTGGAACTATGAATGATCTGTTACTATATTAACCCTACTACTGTACAAGTAAAACATGACCAGACATAAAAGTTATTTCAGATGAAGTCTGTGCTCAAAAGTTTAAAATCATTAACCTCTTGTTATTTGGATTCACAGaagttttacacacacaaatgccATATTACTTTCTggattttatatgtatatacctGAAACATTTGATCATAGCTTTTTTATGTATcctttacattttataaatacagATATGATGCATTAACTGATAAAATTAAGAAAGAACTCAAGCACAGGTCATTACTTGTTTGTATTGCTAATGCTTCAGAGTGCAGATCTAACTGTGTGTTTGTTCCAGCTGGGGGTGGATGGGCTGATAGTCTCCAACACCACCATCTCCCGGCCTGCGACTCTACAGGACCCCCAGCAAGGCGAGGTGGGGGGGCTGAGCGGGGCACCCCTCCGGGACATGTCCACCGAGACTGTGAGGGAAATGTACAGTTTGACTAAAGGTACTCAGCACCTGTGTAACAACAGCATGGCCTGAACCCAATTCCAAAGAGCACGAGTAAAACCAGCACAAATATTCTCTGCTGTGTGATATCCTGAGATCGAGAATAACAGAATGCTCTGCTAATCAAGTCTTCCAAACTGAATGGTGTTTTTTTGATTATCCATTATACAGAAGTTGTTAATAGGATTCATATTGAAATATATCTACGAGTTTCAGTGGTGGCCAGTGTGAGCACACCTTTGAGGAGGGGAAGTCCTGTGCGGTTGTGCAGTGCATCATGGGAGTGACATTTCCTGTCTTTAGGGAAGGTGCCCATCGTGGGGGTGGGAGGTGTGAGCAGTGGACAGGACGCTTTGGACAAAATCCGTGCGGGAGCATCGCTGGTCCAGCTCTACACAGCGTTCACCTATCAAGGACCACCCA
This DNA window, taken from Amia ocellicauda isolate fAmiCal2 chromosome 9, fAmiCal2.hap1, whole genome shotgun sequence, encodes the following:
- the dhodh gene encoding dihydroorotate dehydrogenase (quinone), mitochondrial — translated: MAAHMFKRRMKEAVKVIGSGGLLFVSYLTAIGDEHFYANQLMPALQRVVGAETAHVLAVKIIGLGLVPRSRHQDSPALEVQVLGRHFRNPVGMAAGFDKHGEAVDGLYRLGFGFVEVGSVTPQPQEGNPRPRVFRLAADQAVINRYGFNSCGHAAVQERLQARKVLQSELTKGGQPLGINLGKNKLSPDAASDYSAGVGALGPVADYLVVNVSSPNTPGLRDLQSKRELKQLLERVLRQRDSLQCDPRPPVLVKIAPDLSLQDKLDIADVITELGVDGLIVSNTTISRPATLQDPQQGEVGGLSGAPLRDMSTETVREMYSLTKGKVPIVGVGGVSSGQDALDKIRAGASLVQLYTAFTYQGPPIVGKIKRELEQLLKEQGFTNVSEAVGADHRTTDGKVKLRGPAKDSFHTASEPAAKALPTTL